GTTTCCTTGAGCGTTTCTATCAATCGCTCCACCCCGAATTCCTGCCCCTGGCTGTCAGTCGCCTCGGTAACGCCATCGGTATAGAACAGAATAATATCCCCCGACTGCAGAAAGATAGGCCGCTCTTCATAATCAAAGTCAGGAACTATCCCCAGCGCCAGCCCCCCTTCTTTCAGAAACTCAACCCGGTCGCCTCGCAGCAAAATCGGACGGTTATGCCCGCAGTTGGAAAAAGTAAAAATATCGTTCTTGGAATCGAGGACGCCATAAACAGCGGTGACATAATTGCCCCGCTCCACCGACTCATAAATCAGCGAATTTACTTTCTTGCAGATGGTTCTGATGGCATAATTATTCCGTATCTCGGCAATCAGGGAGGCTCGGAAGGAAGCCATTATAAGCGATGCCGGTATCCCTTTGCCAGCCACATCGGCAATGGCGATTCCGGTCTGGTTGTCGATGATTTTGATGAAATCATAATAGTCGCCCCCGACTTCACCCGAGGCGATATTTACTCCGGCGATATCATACCCCGGTATTGATGGGTTCTCCTTCGGAAGAAAGGTCAGCTGAATCTCGCGCGCTATCGCCAGCTGCTCCTCCAGCCGCTTGTTTTCAAGCATTTTATTATGAAGCATCGCCCGCTCTATCGATATCGCCGCCTGACTGGCGAAGGCGGAAATCAATTCCAGGCTTTTCCGGTTGTACGCCGCCGGGTGATTCGATTCCAGATTCAGAACCCCAATTATCCGCCCATCAATCTTTAGCGGGGCGACAATTTCTGATTTTGTCGAGGGGTTGGCGGCAACATAGCGGCTGTCGGTCGCAACATCCGGGACTATCACCGCCTCTCCGGTCTTTGCCAC
The genomic region above belongs to Candidatus Zixiibacteriota bacterium and contains:
- a CDS encoding SpoIIE family protein phosphatase, with protein sequence MADQTRIEKLFLHAARMLNSTLEYEELMRLVLELTVDATDAEAALVYRVDKTTDVMKARFFNGRDYSVKYLTLPKGQGIIGWVAENQEPVISNDVGSDPRFYRPVEEIGDIKFRSVLAIPLIGRGQMIGVIEAINKINGSFDEHDLDTLVGLANQIAVAIDNARLYREAKHEAMERQLLYEVGKRLSSTLNIDEILNLILDSLQKVVGFDAAGVFLINEELSEVSTIHSQGYDPKYEEQIHLQIGQGLVGWVAKTGEAVIVPDVATDSRYVAANPSTKSEIVAPLKIDGRIIGVLNLESNHPAAYNRKSLELISAFASQAAISIERAMLHNKMLENKRLEEQLAIAREIQLTFLPKENPSIPGYDIAGVNIASGEVGGDYYDFIKIIDNQTGIAIADVAGKGIPASLIMASFRASLIAEIRNNYAIRTICKKVNSLIYESVERGNYVTAVYGVLDSKNDIFTFSNCGHNRPILLRGDRVEFLKEGGLALGIVPDFDYEERPIFLQSGDIILFYTDGVTEATDSQGQEFGVERLIETLKETRPLDATALLQKIYYRVREFAHNSHIHDDLTMIVLKKL